The region AAGGTTGCTGGCTGAATCTTTGGTTTGGGGGACCTCCAGCTGTATATCACAGTTGAGTGGGCCTGGAGGCTCTATGCTGTGGGTAGGTGAGGTCAACCATCTGGGCTTCCGTGTTGTGTGGGGTTGCAGGCTATGGTGCACACTTGTGTTGGGTCACTGGATGAGACTGCAGGCTGTGTTCAACAATCAGGCAGGGCCATAGCCTGGGGTCTGCTCTGGAATTGAGCTGTTTTCTGGACTATTCAACTAGCTTGTACCATAGTCTGGGCTTGACGTTGCCCAGGGTCACTGTTCAGGATTCCTGGTTATGTGGGGCCAAAAGTTATACATAACAGTTGAGGAGGCTTGCCTTCTTGTCCATGTAGGGCCATAGGATGGGATCTATGGCTGCCTGGGTTCTCTGGGCAGGCTTCCTGGTTGGGTGGGAATAGAGACCATACTTAGCAACTGGGCAGGGCTATGAATTTGCTTCCTTGCTCAGAGAGGGTTGTAGAACCAGCTCTATGGCTGTCATGGATTATTGGCTGAGAATCCAAAACAGGTAGAACTGCCAACTGAGCTCCTTGGCCGGACAGAGCCACCAGCTCAGCTCTGTAGATGGACAGAGCCAATGGCCAGGATCTGTGCTTGGGTGCCACTGCAAGCAGAAATGTGGTCCACCAAGCCTTGAGCGCTGTTTGCTGTGAAGGTTCCCCACTTCCTCATCTATCTGATTCTCAGGGGTGAGCCCTGAAGATTCTCCCAGTGGTCCCCACTGTGAGGGGTTACCTGAGTGTGCCTCAATGGAGCATCTCACAATTCTGGGGGAGCTAGATGCCCACTTTGGGCTCTCTTTTTCTTGCTGGAGAAAATGTAGGCTCAATGGTTCCCTATTATTGTGGTGCTGTTCTGGCCTGGGGAAGAAGTGATGCAGTCAGTGTGTAGTCACTCCTCTTACCCTTCTAATGTGGTTTTTCCTCATCTTTGTGTTGCAGGTGTTGCTTCAACCTCACTCTCATGTTCTGGGATTTTTCACAATGGTGACTTGTCTGTGGATAGTTGCTAGTTGATCTTCTTTTGAGGAGGACTGTGTTAGAAATGACCTATTATACCATCTTGATGATGTCTCTCTGCcattttattctttgtatgtAACAGTTTTTACATGACAagagtgaaagaatccaaaactGATTAGTAGTTGTGAAAAATAGAAATGGGAATGACAGGAGCAATAGGGAGGTGAGTATACTTACAACAGTATAACAAGAAGGGTGCCAATGGAGATGGAATTCTTTAGTATCCTGACTGTATTTGTCATTTCACTAATCTACATGTATGACAAAACTATACActatgaaatacacacacacatacacaaagtacCAGTAAATTgactggggaaatctgaataagatCAGTAGATTGTATCAGCATCAATATATTAGTTGTGATACTATACTATAGTTTTGCAAATGTTACTACTGGGAGAAAATGGGTGAAGTGCATGTAGTTTCTCCTATTATTTCTTTAtactgcatgtgaatctatacTAATCTTACTGGgcatttaaattaaaagtataaaGGATTGGAAACTAAAACATGCAAATTGTAGTGATAAGAAACCTGGAATGGCTATATTAATATGAGTATGAAGTATGTATTCtttcatattattattaatatcaaGGAGCTATACCAGATATGAGAGACCAAATTCATAATGACATAAAAATTAATCAGGATTCTGAATGCTAGCATATAAAAGATCCTCTAAAATAATCTGTAAATTGAAAAAGAAACCTAAGAAAATGAACCCTTGTAGAGCTTACAATTGCCTTTCTCCTGTATCTATGTTTCAAGGAATTTAAAATTATTGTGAGTTCCTGGTGTGATTTACACTGAAGCACAATATCAATTGCCAAAAGGTACTAATTGCACccattctactctgttttaattaaaaacaaaagattgtattttgttaaatattttaatcataaattcatatataagaaaatacttgttctctgttctttccagagaaaaaaatcataaagcagTTCACTTCTGTGTCTCTCAAATTCCATTTTCTGGGAATGACTGAAGATTGTGTAGGAGGCTTATTTTAGGTTATTTAGAGATTCATGTACTTGCCAAAGTTCAATACTGATTTTGCAGAATCACCGAAGACAAGCACATTCAGAGAGTAAACCTTTAAACAGATTTCATTGGCAAGAGCTAGAAGTATCTTTGGTAAATAATTTTCTCTATGACTTTACTAAAAAAAATAGTATCTCCTGATTCCAAAAGGACTTGGAAACTGTTCCCACTGTTCTGTTTCAATAGTGAGGTGGGTGGGACCCATTTATGGAAAGTGGTGTGAGGTCACATAGAATTAatgaaaggaaacattttttcctccctttgaaCTTACAAAGTCATTGTGCCTCCTCTTGAGGATCACCTGTTCACAATGGCCTTTGAGGAGCTCCTGGATAAAGTTGGTGGCCTGGGAAAATTTCAGATCCTTcagatggttttattttttccctttttgatgCTCGGAATCTGTCAGACGCTGTTGGAGAATTTCACTGCAGCCATTCCTGGTCATGGCTGCTGGGTCCACATCTTGGATAATGACACTGTCTCTGATAATGACACTGGGATCCTTAGCCCTGATGTCCTCCTAAGAATCTCCATCCCATTGGATTCAAACTTGAAGCCAGAAGAATGTCATCGCTTCCTTCTTCCCCAGTGGCAGCTCCTTCACCTGAACGGGGCCCTCCCCAACATGACTCACCTGGACATAGAGCCCTGTGTGGATGGCTGGGTGTATGATCAAAGCTCTTTCCACTCTACCATCGTGACTGAGGTAAACACCCCATTTACCTTTTGTGAGTACATGATCTGTGTGTTtagaataacataaaataaacaaggttcAAGTCTCCAGTTACTGTGTAGATTGCATAGCCAGCTTTCTTTCATTGTTTCAGCAAAAAgtgattgcttttctttttaattgccaAGTAATTACATTACAGTAGAGGACAGTGGAATCAGCCAGTGAGACATGAAATTTACTATCACAAACCGTTCAATGTAAGATGAAGGCTGATGATTAGACAAATAAGGACTTGATATAATGTGTGAAAAATTATTCTTAGTCACTTGTTATCAGCCTAGTTGCAAATTGGAAATACTGTATTAATTAATACCAAACTTCATGCCCTGCCTACTTGATAGAGAAACTTATCAGGGTGTATTCCACTCTAAGTGTGAAATCCAGGCATCAGTATAAAAAATCAACCTCAATATTTTCAATGTGGGGCAAAGATTGAGAATGACTGAAGTATGCAGTTCTAAGTGAATATAAAGTTCGACTCTAATATAACTTAGAAGATTTAGTTGAAGATTTCTAGAGAAAGCCATGCTTAAGCTAAGACTTGAATGATATAGATGAATATATCTAGTAATAGAAGCCAGAGAGTGTGCTCCCTAAGGGTTACTGGAGTGAGTGAACATATAAGATGGCGTGAATCTCTGTTGTGCTGGTTTCCTTCTCTTCCAGTGGGACCTAGTATGTGATTATCAGTCACAGAAACCAGTGGTTCAGTTCCTAGTCATGGCTGGAATGCTGGTGGGAGGCTTCGTATATGGCCATCTCTCAGACAGGTGAGTGTCTCCAGATCACTGCTGTCCTTCCTCTGTGGAGTTTTCACAGTTTATGGTTAATTGTTTAATAAAGAAGTCTTTATTGAGTTTCAATATGCAATTTATTCTGTTTTGGGTTGCCTTGGCTCCCAGGGAGCTATagatggaaatgtagaattaaaCTCATTGTGATGAATGCAATTTTGTTGTCACATAGCTCTGTCTTGGACACAGAAATGACATTTCCATAAGATATGGGGGGCATTTCAGAGCAGTATTTAGAGGTGAAGTACCATGATTCTTAATTTAGCAAGATGAGAAGGAATTACCTatgggaaggaaggggagggttgTTCAAGACAGGAGATTCAGCCTGTTCAAAAGACATGGATATGGTGAACAGCACTGTAGGCCTTTGCCTTGGTTTCTGTGTTAAGTGACTCCTGGACTCTGATTAAATTCCTCTGTGTTCCCAGACTGATCATTATGTTATCGAGTATGCCCCACTGTAATTAGTAGGTATTTTCATAAAACCTGGGTGCATTGTGAGATGGCACTATATTGTATTAAGAAATAATTGTGATTATAATCTGGACCTCTGGTCTTGTGAAAAAAGGCTCTTCAGTGGTAATACTTGCAAACATATAAGGTAATTAATCTATAGACCTCATAATCTGTGATGTGAGATGTTTGGGTTATCCTTGCCTGACTATACCCATCCTGAAGTAAGAGACAACCATAGCAGCCACACATTCAAGTCTTTCAGAGAAGAATTGGGAGACTTAAAGTATCCCTTACCATCTATAAACCTAGCATCATTTAATCTTTCAGTTGAAAATTGTGAACTCAATGTATCACTCTGAGttcaatttgtaaaatatttcaggGTTAGAGTGCTCATATTGACCAGTTTTCAGACTGAGCTCTTTATGGTGATTCACAATAAAATGCTGATTGATCAGTTTAGGGGGgcagaaagtgataaatgttttaaatttctttatgtgGAAAAGGGGTATGACAGAACATAAGAGTTGAAAATTTGGTGAAGAAAAGGGAGAATGATAGCTAAGCTAAAGACTTTGAACCAAACATAGGTATAAAGCTTCTGGACATTGACCTTGACAATAAGGCACAagtaatgaaagcaaaaatagacaaatgagatTATGTCAGTCTATaatgcttctgcacagcaaaggaaattatcaacaaaatgaaatggaaacataccaaatgggaaaaatatttgcctgCCTCTTATTTGATAGAGTTAATATCCAATTATACAGGAAAACTACTACACctaatagaaaaacaaccaataaTCTGGCTCAAAAATGGCACAGAAGCTCAATAGGTATTTCTCCATAGAAGTCATAGAAATAGTtaacaagtatatgaaaagatgcttaacatcattaatcaacagggaaatacgattcaaaaccacaatgagatataccCTTATGCTAATTTGGGTggttattatattaaaaaaaacagtgtcAGGGAgctatttgcttatattttccctAGGAGTTTTACTGTTTCAGGTctaatttaagtctttaatcagtTCTGAGTGAATTTGTAAATAGTGTCAATAGGGGTCAAATCTCATTCTTCTACATGTTATCATCtcattttcccaacatcattatTGAGGGGACTGTCTTTTCCCCTTTAAGTATTATTGGTTCCTTTATCAAATATGATATATGAAGCACTAGTTTCTGGAatcttgtttctgttcttttggtTTATGTGCCTATTTTTTATGTcattaccatactgttttgatcactactgttttataatatagtttgaaatcagaaaatgtgatgCTCCTATCATGGTTCTTTGTTAGGATTGCTTTGGCTTTTGGGGATTATTTGTGATGTCAGATAAATTTTAGGAtagtttttcctatttctgtgaaaaatgccattggaattttaacAGGGATGTCATATAATTTATGGATGGCTTTGCATAgcatgggcattttaacaatactaactTTTCCAATCCATAAGCATGggttctctttccattttttggtggggaggaggtaattaggtatgtatgtatgtatgtatgtatgtatgtatgtatgtatttatagaagaggtattggggattgaacccaggacctcattcatgctaagcatgcactctaccactaccacttgagctataccctcctcctctttttccatttttttgtatattattcAACTTCTTTCATCAAAGCATTATTTCCAGTATCCAGATctatcacctccttggttaaatttatacttaagtattttattgtttttgattctATTATGAGTGAAATTGTTTCCTTTATTAGTTTCCCCCCAAATATTTCATTGttcatgtatagaaatgcagttgttttctgtatattgatttgtatcctacaactttaccgTATTTATAGATAATTTCTAACAGATTTGTAGATTATTTCTGTAGATTTTTGGTTGagtcttcaggattttctatgCATAAGATCATAGCATCTGCAAAGACAATTTAattcatttccaatttggattccttttatcttGCCTGATTAGTctgactaggacttccagtattatGTTGAAAGGAGTGGTTTGAGGGGCACCCTTGTTTTTTTTCTGAACTTAGAGTAAAATCTTTCACTGTCATTGTTGAATGATGTTAGCTGAGGGCTTGTCTATATATGGCCTTATTATGGTGAGCTACTTTCATTCTATAATAATTGAGGATTTTTGTCATGAAGGATGCTGTGTTTTGTCAAATTGGTTTTTCAGCATCTATTGAGGAGGTcctattatttttgtctttcaccctattaatgtggtgtatcacatttattgatttgcacaTGTCAAACTATCCTTATATCCTatggatgaatcccacttgatcacgGTGTATGATCCCTTTAATGTACTGTTGATTTTGGTTTGCTTATATTATGTTGAGGATTGTTTGCATCTATCTTCAGCAAAGATgttgatctgtagttttcttgtagtgtccttatcTGATTTTGATATCAGTAATTTGGTGGCCTTCTAAAATGAGTTTGAGATTGtaccttcctcttcaatttttcagAAGTGTTTGAGAAGAGTTTGTGCtaattcttccttaaatgttagatagaattcatccatttaacaacttggtgcttttttaaaaattgaaatatagttgatttacaagattATATTAATTTCCAGTGTGCAGTATAGTGATtcaagattaattaattaatctctTAAAGATCATaccccatttaaagttattagaaaataatggctgtatttcTTTGTGCTGAACAACATTTCCTTGTTGCTcagctattttatacataatagtttgtaatCCCATACCCCTGTCTGCTGCTCCCCTTTCCCTGTTTCCCCTGATAACtagcagtttgttttctatatctctgAGACTGTTTTGTCATATACATtcaattgttttatttgtttagtttccACATGTAGGTGATATTGTCtcttgtctgatttatttcactaagtaaaatacccacccccacccccaagtccatccacattgtgcaaatggcaaaacttcattcatttttatggctgaattatattccacatgtataccacatctttatccattcatctgttgatgagcacttaggttgcttccatatcttggctatttattgtaaataatacttctGTGAACTttgctgcatgtatctttttgaattagtgtttttgttttctttgggtatgtacccaagagtagaattgctggatcatatggtaattctatttttagtttttggaggaatctctatactgttttccatagtggcctcaccaatttacattcccacaatgTTGCATAAACGTTCACTTTTTGGTGCCTTGTCATCATCATttgtttgtggtctttttgatgatagccattttgactggtgtgagatggtatttcattttggtttttatttgcatttgtctgatgctTAGCAGTGTTggacatctttttatgtgcctgttagCAATCTGCATGTCCTCTGGATAAGTGTCTCTTCAggtctttgtccattttttaattgagctgtttgtttttgatattgaattATATGAGCTATTAACATATTTTTGATAATAAGCCTTTTTGAGGGTGTGTATATGATTACTGATTGAGTCTCCTCAAtcattattggtctgttcagattttctatttctttatgattcagtTTTGGgtgattgtatgtttctaggagtttatccatttcttctaggttatcctaCTTTGATACTAATCCCTTATtttttgtatcatttgcaaatgtatCTTCTCCAGTTCAGtagatgtcttttcattttgatgattttctttgttgTACAAAAGCTTTGCagtttaattagttcccatttgtttatatttgctttcaattctttgccTCGGGAGACTGATCCAAGAGAATATTGcaatgatttatgtcaaagagtgttttgcctaattttctcttccaggagttttatggtttcatgttttacatttagatattTAAACCAGTTTTtgctaatttacttatttatttttcattgaagtatagttgatttacagtgttagtttcaggtgtacagtaaagtgatttgattatatatatacacatttgttttcagatcctttcccattataggttattacaagataatgaatatgttTTCCTGTTCCATACAGTATGtctttgttttatctattttgtatatagtagtgtgtatatgttaataccaaactcctagtttatccctccccctcttttccccttttgtaaccatgtttgttttctatgtctgtcagccTATTTATGTTTGGTAAATCAGTTCATCTATGtcagttttttagattctacgtatTTCCTGTCTGGATGTTCTATCTATTGATGCAAGTTGGGTGTTAAAGTCactattattttgttattgtcaatttctccctgtGTCTTATTATTTGCTTCATGTTTTTAGATGCACCTATGTTCGgcacatatatgtttataatatCTTCTTCTTATACTGATCcctctatttttatataatgcccttctttgtctttatacctttgttttaaagtctattttgtctgctaTGAATTTTGCTACCtctattttctgttgtttctgtttacatgaaatatctttttctgttttctcattttcagtcTTTGTGTGTCTTTagccctgaagtgagtctcttgtaggcagaatTTTGAAgggtctttttaaaatacagtcagCTGACATATATCTTTTGATCAGAGCATATAGTGCATTGACAATTAAAGTAATTATGGTGGGTAGATATTTATTGCTATTTAATTAAttgttttctgcttgtttttatAGTTCTTCCTTGTTCATTTCTTATTGTTTTTCCTTCccttatttttcaatgattctctTTAGTAGCAgccttttgttcctttctttcaatttttgcaTATCTGTTACAGGTTTTTGATTTGTCACCATGGGGTTCGTATATATAGATGAATAattatatctacttgttttaaactgatagtcatttaaGTTTAAACACATTCTAAAGGATCTACCTTTTTtattcccctcccccacattttgtgtttttgatgtcatgttttaaatattcatgtttattctttaattatttattttatttatagttgcTTTTACAGTTTCTTTTTATCTTGTAATCTACATACTGGCTTATTTATGTGGTTGATCTTAAGTCCTTAATGTATATTTACCTTTCCTAGTATTGTTTTACCTTTTCTATaggtccttccttctttttcacttagagaaAACCCTTCAACATTTCTATTAGTGTAGTTTTAGTATTGGTGAATTCTTAAGTTTTTTGCTTGTTGGAGGATTTCTTTAACTCTCCTTCCATTCTAAAtaataatcttgctgggtagagtatcctaggtttcagttttttccctttcagcactttgaatatatcataccAGTGTTTTCTGATCTGCAATGTTTCTGAAGTAGAAAAATTTTCTAGGCTTATGGGGATTTCCTTGTGTATGactatttttctcttgcttctttagaattttctccttatttttcacttttgccaCTGTAagtataatatgtcttggtgtgagtctgtttggattcatcttgtttgggatcccctgtgcttcctgtacttggatatctatttccttctttagatttggTAAGTCTTCAGCTATAATTtcctcaaatacatttttgttccccttctctctctctctctgtctttttttctagGACCTTTATTATGCAAATTAGTGTTGTCTCAGAGATCTCTAAAattgtttcattttgaaaatttcttttccttctgctgtttTAATTCAGTGATTTCCATAATCCTGTTTTCCACATCACTTATGCAGTGTTCTATATCACTTAGTTTTGTAttcattccttctagtgtgttttctaattttagctattgaattgtttatttctgattgGGTCTTTTAACAATgttttctggtttctcattaAATTGTTCACTGTTTAGATCAATTCTTTTCTGTAATTCAGATAATGTTTTTATCATCAATGTTTTGAATTCCTtatcttgtttttgtttcattattttttccagaGGTTTTCTCTTGGCCTTTCAAGTAGAGtagttcctctgccttttcatttgcttaattttctctgcctctattaattttttaatgaaaataaggaaacaatcccctttaaaatagggCTCAAAGTAATAAAGTACCtcggaataaatctaaccaaggaggtgaaagaaatatacacagaaaactataaaccattgatgaaggaaattaaagaagactttaaaaaatggaaagatatcccatactcttggattggaagaatcaatattgttaaaatagtcacactgcccaaggcaatctacagatttaatgcaatccctatccaattacccaggacatatttcacagaactagaacaaatcataataaaatttatatggaaccatcaaagacctagaatttccaaagcattactgaagagaaagaaagaggctggaggaataactctcccagacttcagacaatactatagagctgcagtcatcaagacagcgtggtattggtacaaaaacagacatatagaccaatggaacagaatagagagcccagaaatgaacccacaaacttttggtcaactcatctttgacaaaggaggcaagaatatacaatggaataaagacagtctcttcagcaaatgatgctgggagaactgaacagcagcatgtaaagcaatgaagctagaacactctcttacaccatacacaaaaatcaactcaaaatggatcaaagacttaaacacaagacaagatacaataaacctcctagaagaaaatataggcaaaacattatctgacatacatctcaaaaatgttctcctagaacagtctactcaaccaatagaaataaaagcaagaataaacaaatgggatctaatgaaacttacaagcttctgcacagcaaaggaaaccataagtaaaacaaaaagacaacctaccgaatgggagaaaatttttgcaaatgaaaccgacaaaggcttgatctccagaatatataagcaactcatacgacttaataagaaacaaccaagcaacccaatccaaaaatggtcaaaagacctaaacaagcaattctccaaggaagacatacaaatgatcaataggcacatgaaaaaatgctccatatcactaattatcagagaaatgcaaatcaaaactacaatgaggtatcacctcacaccagtcagaatggccatcattcaaaaatccacaaatgacaaatgctggagaggctgtggagaaaggggaaccctcctacactgctggtgggaatgcagtttggtgcagccactatggaaaacagtgtggagattcctcaaaagactaggaatattggctatttatatgtcttcttggagaaatgtttgtttaggtcttttgcccatttttggattgggttgtttgtattttttgatattgagttgtatgagctgtttgtatattctgaaaattaagcccttgtcagttgcatcatttgcaaatattgtctcccagttcataggttgtctttttgttttgtttacagtttcctttgctgtgtaaaaagcataagtttatttaggtcctatttgcttatttttgcttttatttctattgcctgggaagactaccctaggagaacattgctaagatttatgtcagaaaagttttgcctatgttttcttctaggaggtttatagtgtcttgtcttatgtttaaatcttaagCCAGtttgaatttgtgtgtgtgtgtgtgtgtgtgtgtgtgtgtgtgtgtgtgtgtgtgtatgatgtgagggactgttctaacttcattgatttacatgtga is a window of Vicugna pacos chromosome 10, VicPac4, whole genome shotgun sequence DNA encoding:
- the LOC102533219 gene encoding LOW QUALITY PROTEIN: solute carrier family 22 member 10 (The sequence of the model RefSeq protein was modified relative to this genomic sequence to represent the inferred CDS: substituted 1 base at 1 genomic stop codon), which produces MAFEELLDKVGGLGKFQILQMVLFFPFLMLGICQTLLENFTAAIPGHGCWVHILDNDTVSDNDTGILSPDVLLRISIPLDSNLKPEECHRFLLPQWQLLHLNGALPNMTHLDIEPCVDGWVYDQSSFHSTIVTEWDLVCDYQSQKPVVQFLVMAGMLVGGFVYGHLSDRWLIESARWLIITNKPDKSLKELKKVSQRNGIKNAEAMLNMEGLRSAMQEELEAAQTKATVFDLFRTPNLHKRICLLLFVRFANTVPFYGISLNLQHFGSNIFLFQKCRLCVXLWQVWESALFLPLSPVSLSTLLNSSPHCSGQQLQD